The Bernardetia litoralis DSM 6794 genome includes a window with the following:
- a CDS encoding calcium-binding protein — protein MALTEKEIEEIITNEIIVDAYTDQEANTGWGIYMEENINFPFEAEYLVRRSSAANEWKEVGIIGNCTDSSDYGGGEYYFSALLEDVDIIVPVEINELKNIKADEQTLETLQVWEYRDKY, from the coding sequence ATGGCACTAACAGAAAAAGAAATTGAAGAAATAATCACTAACGAAATCATTGTAGATGCTTATACTGACCAAGAAGCGAATACAGGTTGGGGAATCTACATGGAAGAAAATATAAATTTTCCATTTGAAGCAGAATATTTAGTAAGAAGGTCATCAGCAGCAAATGAATGGAAGGAAGTTGGTATTATAGGTAATTGTACTGATTCTTCAGATTATGGTGGTGGAGAATATTATTTTTCAGCCTTACTTGAAGATGTTGATATAATTGTTCCAGTAGAAATTAATGAACTAAAGAATATAAAAGCAGATGAACAGACGCTAGAAACTTTGCAAGTATGGGAATACAGAGATAAGTATTGA
- a CDS encoding DUF3885 domain-containing protein yields the protein MTKLSILQSITVKKRLRTDLQTFLTHLNSNSQIEDRQTIGAKINIRFELGDKLKNGTIKRVNQATQRALRLFNDVFEDIKTPIWILIYENQQSDIYSSKKEYLYQQFEKESFINFYNKIENLHSGYFNTDKNGNEIEEMFETRVIIGKIPISKINIKNILCGIANYEMGFEPAIGQSIFFFNPKNDTSFYMYDDRGCVIRSKKADTIKSIYHKRNNWIVDYHRATIDTFFQ from the coding sequence GTGACAAAATTAAGTATTCTACAAAGCATCACTGTTAAAAAAAGATTAAGAACAGATTTACAAACCTTTCTAACTCATCTCAATTCCAATTCGCAAATAGAAGATAGGCAGACGATTGGAGCAAAAATAAATATTCGTTTCGAACTTGGGGATAAGTTGAAAAATGGAACAATTAAAAGAGTTAATCAAGCCACACAACGAGCTTTACGATTATTTAATGATGTTTTTGAAGATATAAAAACTCCAATTTGGATTCTAATTTATGAAAATCAACAATCAGATATTTATTCATCTAAAAAAGAATATTTATATCAACAATTTGAGAAAGAAAGTTTTATTAATTTTTATAATAAAATAGAAAATCTACATTCAGGCTATTTCAATACAGATAAAAATGGAAATGAAATAGAAGAAATGTTTGAAACTAGAGTTATTATTGGTAAAATTCCTATATCTAAAATTAATATAAAAAATATTCTGTGTGGAATAGCAAATTATGAAATGGGTTTTGAGCCTGCTATTGGACAAAGTATATTTTTTTTCAATCCTAAAAATGATACAAGTTTTTATATGTACGATGATAGAGGTTGTGTCATTCGGAGTAAAAAAGCTGATACAATAAAATCAATTTATCACAAAAGAAACAATTGGATAGTAGATTATCACAGAGCTACCATTGATACTTTCTTTCAATAA
- a CDS encoding gliding motility-associated C-terminal domain-containing protein has protein sequence MNKDFFYNLKNIKPIKSNFFISASASKLIFSILLCFLCLTFLSQNAHATHVRAGDLTAKRISDISLTYEITAIIYTDDGGVPPDPEIEFDFGTGETRMVTRLSGVSIGNSTTRNTYTTTYTFPGAGEYNISVAIRNRNENIVNIPNSVNTAFHIQSTFLINPFLGLNRSPVLLVPPIDFARVGEKFIHNPGAYDADGDSLAYIFVTPKRAINTPVEGFSLLDDPSFGGESEDGGATTATLDPITGDLIWDTPGRTGQFNVAFIVQEWREGILIGQVNRDMQIIVRDNPNKRPILEIPQDTCVTAGAFLRGTITATDPDDDFVNLFAYSALFEESQQLEPVPPRNYANFEVSGIQPPNGKEEAIFDWQTVCEDVRLQPYEVTFKAEDQPNPNSDKLVDLKTWRIRVVGPKPDTLIAEVNTIDNSISLSWFSYQCTNASEMTIWRRTGSFEFNPDTCETGLPAYTGYTQIGTNEIGNIFYLDDNDGEGLERGKTYCYRIFAKFPNPAGGESYVSEEVCVTIPTNAPYITKVSVEETDTENGEIQVEWSKPLDLVEEEFPRPYEYELFRADGFAGTQNYTQLGGRFAENDTTFRDTNLNTEEEVYNYRVLFYSNNDLVDSSAVASSVRLSATPLVNAATLNWTATVPWNNTDGRFPQHYIYRQTAADGTDFVLLDSINVFSGTFSYTDTELLDKVEYCYFVTTQGSYNKEGLPEPLLNKSQKVCIVSLDETPPCSPTTLFLDSLICETINFEDPIYCSDSLFRNNLRWQNDYSPDCDLEVSSYNLYFKAQIDDSLQFLVNTTDTTYSHEQVRSVAGCYVVTAVDAAGNESMFSNQVCNDNCPNYELPNVFTPNGDGINDTFRALDCPAFVKNVETKIYSRWEQLVFETTSQEDNNVFIDWNGENDNGKEMPSGMYYFQVKVTFNRLHPTDEVLILKGWVSLLRE, from the coding sequence ATGAATAAGGATTTTTTCTATAATTTAAAAAATATAAAACCTATCAAATCAAACTTTTTTATTTCAGCTTCGGCTTCTAAATTGATTTTCAGTATTTTGTTGTGTTTTTTGTGTCTGACTTTTTTATCTCAAAATGCTCATGCTACTCATGTGAGAGCAGGAGATTTGACTGCAAAACGTATTTCTGATATTAGCCTTACCTATGAGATTACGGCAATTATTTATACCGATGATGGGGGTGTTCCTCCCGACCCAGAAATTGAATTTGATTTTGGAACAGGAGAAACTCGTATGGTAACGAGGCTTTCTGGTGTGAGCATTGGAAACTCTACAACACGAAATACTTATACAACAACTTACACTTTTCCAGGGGCTGGCGAGTATAATATTAGCGTAGCTATCCGAAACAGAAATGAAAATATTGTTAATATTCCAAACTCTGTTAATACAGCTTTTCATATTCAATCTACCTTTTTGATAAACCCATTTTTGGGATTGAATCGTTCACCTGTTTTGCTTGTTCCACCGATTGATTTTGCTCGTGTAGGCGAAAAATTTATTCATAATCCAGGGGCGTATGATGCTGATGGAGATAGTTTGGCTTATATTTTTGTTACTCCAAAACGTGCTATAAATACACCTGTTGAAGGTTTTAGCCTTTTAGATGACCCTTCTTTTGGTGGAGAAAGTGAAGATGGAGGCGCAACTACTGCAACCCTTGACCCAATTACAGGGGATTTGATTTGGGATACACCAGGGCGAACAGGACAGTTTAATGTTGCTTTTATTGTGCAAGAATGGCGAGAAGGAATTTTGATTGGACAAGTAAATCGTGATATGCAGATTATTGTCAGAGATAATCCTAATAAGCGTCCTATTTTAGAAATTCCTCAAGATACATGTGTTACGGCTGGCGCATTTTTGAGAGGCACAATTACAGCAACAGACCCAGATGATGATTTTGTAAATCTTTTTGCATACAGTGCTTTATTTGAAGAATCACAACAGTTAGAGCCTGTTCCACCAAGAAACTATGCTAATTTTGAAGTTTCAGGAATTCAGCCTCCAAATGGAAAAGAAGAAGCTATTTTTGACTGGCAAACGGTTTGTGAAGATGTGCGTTTGCAACCTTATGAAGTTACATTTAAAGCAGAAGACCAACCGAATCCAAACAGTGATAAATTGGTAGATTTGAAAACGTGGAGAATTAGAGTGGTAGGCCCAAAGCCTGATACATTGATTGCAGAAGTTAATACAATTGATAATAGTATTTCATTGAGTTGGTTTTCATATCAGTGTACAAATGCAAGTGAAATGACAATTTGGAGAAGAACAGGTTCTTTTGAATTCAATCCAGATACTTGTGAAACGGGTTTGCCAGCTTATACAGGTTATACACAGATTGGAACAAATGAAATAGGAAATATATTTTATTTGGATGATAATGATGGCGAAGGGTTGGAACGAGGAAAAACATATTGTTATCGTATTTTTGCAAAATTCCCAAATCCAGCAGGAGGAGAAAGTTATGTTTCTGAAGAAGTTTGTGTAACAATTCCAACAAATGCGCCTTACATCACAAAAGTAAGTGTAGAGGAAACAGATACCGAAAATGGAGAAATTCAAGTGGAATGGTCAAAACCATTAGACCTTGTAGAAGAGGAGTTTCCAAGACCTTATGAATATGAACTTTTCCGTGCTGATGGTTTTGCAGGAACGCAAAATTATACACAATTAGGAGGACGTTTTGCAGAAAATGATACAACTTTTAGAGATACAAATTTAAATACAGAAGAAGAAGTTTATAATTATAGAGTTCTTTTTTACTCAAATAATGATTTGGTAGATTCTTCGGCTGTGGCAAGTTCTGTTCGTCTTTCTGCAACGCCTTTAGTCAATGCAGCAACTTTAAACTGGACTGCAACAGTGCCTTGGAATAATACAGATGGACGTTTTCCACAACATTATATTTATCGACAAACGGCTGCTGATGGAACTGATTTTGTTCTTTTAGATAGCATAAATGTTTTTAGTGGAACATTTTCTTATACAGATACAGAACTTTTAGATAAGGTAGAATATTGTTATTTTGTTACGACACAGGGAAGTTATAATAAAGAAGGTTTGCCAGAACCATTATTAAATAAATCTCAAAAGGTGTGTATTGTTTCACTTGATGAAACGCCTCCTTGTTCGCCTACGACTTTATTTTTAGACTCTTTGATTTGTGAAACTATCAATTTTGAAGACCCAATTTATTGTAGTGATTCTCTTTTTAGAAATAATTTGAGATGGCAGAATGATTATTCGCCAGATTGTGATTTGGAAGTAAGTAGTTATAATTTATATTTCAAAGCTCAAATTGATGATTCATTGCAATTTTTGGTAAATACTACTGACACAACTTATTCGCATGAGCAAGTTCGTTCTGTGGCTGGTTGTTATGTGGTTACGGCTGTTGATGCTGCTGGAAATGAGAGTATGTTTAGCAATCAAGTTTGTAATGATAATTGTCCGAATTATGAGTTGCCAAATGTGTTTACACCAAATGGCGATGGAATAAATGATACATTTAGAGCTTTAGATTGTCCTGCTTTTGTCAAAAATGTAGAAACAAAAATTTATAGTCGTTGGGAACAACTTGTTTTTGAAACTACTAGCCAAGAAGATAATAATGTCTTTATTGATTGGAATGGAGAAAATGACAACGGAAAAGAAATGCCTTCAGGAATGTATTATTTCCAAGTAAAAGTAACCTTCAATAGATTACATCCAACTGATGAAGTTTTGATTTTGAAAGGTTGGGTTTCTTTATTGAGAGAATAA
- a CDS encoding metallophosphoesterase family protein, whose product MNASNIHITRSIPQIDSSKGTRYAISDIHGCAQTFKALIKKINLSTDDQLFLLGDYINKGPDSKGVLDYIIELQKKHSVFCLRGNHEELLMRAHRRAGGDKSIRLVPVLHRGRGLVDENRRILPQYLPFLESLCYYFELEDYYLVHAGFDFEASNPFSEVEKMLWLRYFEVDTSIVGEKRIIHGHVPEYLQFIQEEIDYGCASICIDNGCVYKKRRKAGLGQLLALNLDTLEITLQENIETERSSSRSYFL is encoded by the coding sequence ATGAATGCTTCCAACATACATATTACTCGTTCTATTCCTCAAATTGACTCCTCAAAAGGCACTCGTTATGCCATTTCGGACATACACGGTTGCGCTCAAACATTTAAGGCACTCATCAAAAAAATAAATCTTTCTACTGATGACCAACTTTTTTTGTTGGGAGATTATATCAATAAAGGTCCTGACAGCAAAGGTGTTTTAGATTATATCATAGAGCTTCAAAAAAAACATTCTGTTTTTTGTTTGCGAGGAAATCATGAAGAGCTTCTGATGCGAGCGCATCGAAGAGCAGGAGGAGACAAATCAATTCGTTTAGTTCCTGTTTTGCACCGTGGCAGGGGTTTGGTAGATGAGAACCGTCGTATTTTGCCCCAATATTTACCTTTTTTGGAAAGCCTTTGTTATTATTTTGAATTAGAAGATTATTATTTGGTTCATGCAGGTTTTGATTTTGAGGCTTCTAACCCTTTTTCTGAAGTTGAGAAAATGCTTTGGTTGCGTTATTTTGAAGTAGATACTAGCATTGTAGGTGAAAAAAGAATTATTCATGGTCATGTTCCTGAGTATTTACAATTTATTCAAGAAGAAATAGATTATGGATGTGCTTCTATTTGCATTGATAATGGATGTGTTTATAAAAAACGTAGAAAGGCAGGTTTGGGACAACTTTTAGCTTTAAATTTGGATACTTTGGAAATCACTTTACAAGAAAATATTGAAACAGAACGCTCTTCTTCAAGAAGTTATTTTTTATAA
- a CDS encoding L-threonylcarbamoyladenylate synthase produces MNKKTSIGNDIKIAKENLEKGNLVAIPTETVYGLAANAFDIHAVAKIFEAKNRPTFDPLIVHTDTIDKIKNWTIDFPIWAEELGKHFWAGALTLLLPRKSIIPDLVTSGLPHVAVRIPNHKLTLELLQHLDFPLAAPSANPFGYISPTTANHVFEQLEGKVSYILDGGSCKIGVESTIVGEENGKLTVFRKGGIAIEELEKVVGKLIVKEHSNSNPNQKKVASSGMLLSHYAPKIKMRLGNIEEILNEYQSNQELESNEIGILSFYEKYNQVPVQNQFVLSKKQDYSEAAQNLFSYMRELDKLNIKIILAELLPEKELGRAINDRLRRAAY; encoded by the coding sequence GTGAATAAAAAAACAAGTATTGGAAACGATATAAAAATCGCTAAAGAAAATTTAGAAAAGGGAAATTTAGTTGCCATTCCTACCGAAACAGTTTATGGGTTGGCTGCAAATGCTTTTGATATACATGCAGTTGCTAAAATTTTTGAAGCCAAAAATCGTCCTACTTTTGACCCTTTGATTGTTCATACAGATACTATTGATAAAATTAAAAATTGGACAATTGATTTTCCAATATGGGCAGAAGAATTAGGAAAACATTTTTGGGCAGGTGCTTTGACACTTTTGTTGCCTAGAAAATCAATCATTCCAGACCTCGTAACAAGTGGGTTGCCTCATGTTGCTGTTCGTATTCCAAACCACAAACTTACTTTAGAGCTTCTTCAACATCTTGATTTTCCATTGGCTGCACCAAGTGCAAATCCATTTGGATATATCAGTCCAACAACTGCAAATCACGTTTTTGAACAATTGGAAGGAAAAGTAAGCTATATTTTAGATGGTGGAAGTTGCAAAATTGGTGTAGAATCTACAATTGTTGGCGAAGAAAATGGAAAATTAACCGTTTTTAGAAAAGGAGGAATAGCTATTGAAGAGTTAGAAAAAGTAGTTGGTAAATTAATTGTAAAAGAACATTCAAATTCAAATCCTAACCAGAAAAAAGTAGCTTCTTCAGGAATGCTTTTGAGTCATTATGCACCTAAAATAAAGATGCGTTTGGGAAATATTGAAGAAATATTGAATGAATATCAATCCAACCAAGAACTAGAAAGTAATGAAATTGGTATTTTATCATTCTATGAAAAATACAATCAAGTTCCTGTACAAAATCAATTTGTTTTATCTAAAAAACAAGACTATTCCGAAGCTGCACAAAATCTATTTTCTTATATGAGAGAATTAGATAAACTCAATATAAAAATAATTTTGGCAGAACTTTTACCTGAAAAAGAATTAGGAAGAGCAATCAATGACCGTTTGAGAAGAGCAGCTTATTGA
- a CDS encoding OmpP1/FadL family transporter, whose amino-acid sequence MNHTYKLYKIKLSKLIGCLALVALVGHSNLSSAQIAQGSFGYYADANRFAQTIPTMGANARIQGIGGAATAIGGDISSASVNPAGLGYLKRSEITFSPSLSFLGSDATYNSANQNTLTEDAKLNFNFAQLGAAFLLPSDNSSGYKGGAFSVSYSRLNSFQRRTSYEGTNSENSIIDYFLNQADGISWSSIYPSGGATDLLALAYDAYLINEDFDYDNGGQNTYYSFVPVAPTLQREVIEYSGSQSQWNFSYGGNYDDKLFFGAALGIQSFRYKESKRYEEIVTGEPTDASQVKSLNSLVIGEDLSISGTGVNFTAGVIYRPIYAVRLGASFTTPTYFSVTDTYNANLSALYNNYNFGEDESGNPIILNDVNGNTLDLESTYNMTTPLRASLGAAFFVGKLGFISADVDFINYESSKLLSPPQEFSFTADNQTIKNLYASTMNYRLGAELRIETFYLRAGVGLYGNTIKEEFRQENEDAFQTRISGGLGIHKESFYIDLAVVQQANNTTYTPYNLSDNSNPTVDIKNTTTNVVATVGFHF is encoded by the coding sequence ATGAATCATACTTATAAATTATACAAAATCAAATTGAGCAAATTAATAGGATGTTTAGCTCTAGTTGCTTTAGTAGGGCATTCTAATTTGTCTTCGGCACAAATTGCTCAAGGCTCATTTGGGTATTATGCAGATGCAAACCGTTTTGCCCAAACTATTCCTACTATGGGTGCAAATGCTCGTATTCAAGGAATTGGTGGAGCTGCCACAGCTATTGGTGGAGATATTAGTTCAGCCTCAGTTAATCCTGCTGGTCTTGGATATTTGAAACGTTCTGAAATTACATTTTCACCTTCTCTTTCTTTTTTAGGCTCTGATGCAACCTATAATTCAGCTAATCAGAATACGCTTACAGAAGATGCAAAACTCAACTTTAACTTTGCTCAACTTGGAGCTGCATTTTTATTACCATCAGATAATTCTTCAGGATACAAAGGAGGTGCGTTTTCTGTTTCATATAGCCGATTGAATAGTTTTCAGAGACGTACAAGCTATGAAGGAACAAACTCAGAAAATTCAATTATAGATTATTTTTTAAATCAAGCTGATGGAATTTCTTGGAGTTCTATTTATCCATCAGGTGGTGCAACTGATTTATTAGCCTTAGCCTATGATGCCTATCTAATTAATGAAGATTTTGATTATGATAATGGAGGACAAAATACATATTACTCTTTTGTACCTGTTGCGCCAACATTGCAACGTGAAGTTATAGAATACTCTGGTTCACAAAGTCAATGGAATTTTTCATATGGTGGAAATTATGACGATAAATTATTTTTTGGTGCTGCTTTAGGAATTCAGTCATTCAGATATAAAGAATCAAAACGATATGAAGAAATTGTAACAGGAGAGCCAACAGATGCAAGTCAAGTAAAATCTTTGAATAGTTTAGTTATTGGAGAAGATTTATCTATTTCTGGAACAGGTGTAAATTTTACAGCAGGAGTTATTTATCGTCCTATTTACGCTGTGCGTTTGGGGGCAAGTTTCACAACTCCAACATATTTTTCTGTAACAGATACTTACAATGCAAACCTTTCAGCATTGTATAATAATTATAATTTTGGAGAAGATGAAAGTGGAAATCCAATTATTTTGAATGATGTAAATGGAAATACACTTGATTTAGAAAGTACTTACAACATGACAACACCTCTAAGAGCATCCTTGGGAGCTGCTTTTTTTGTAGGAAAATTAGGTTTTATTAGTGCTGATGTAGATTTTATCAATTATGAGTCTTCAAAATTATTAAGCCCTCCTCAAGAGTTTAGCTTTACAGCAGACAACCAAACAATCAAAAATTTGTATGCTTCTACAATGAATTATCGCCTTGGTGCAGAGCTTCGTATCGAAACATTTTACTTGCGTGCTGGAGTTGGTTTGTATGGAAATACAATCAAGGAAGAATTTCGTCAAGAAAATGAAGATGCTTTTCAAACTCGTATTTCAGGTGGGTTGGGAATTCATAAAGAATCATTTTATATAGATTTGGCAGTTGTGCAACAAGCAAATAATACTACTTATACACCTTATAATTTATCTGATAATTCAAATCCTACCGTTGATATAAAAAATACTACAACAAATGTAGTGGCAACAGTTGGATTTCATTTTTAG
- a CDS encoding RagB/SusD family nutrient uptake outer membrane protein codes for MKKWITVAIIATLFSSCKKDVLETENKEYVAQEQLQSLAANPESLLTYTNSVEDGTNSFLRQFSTYGLGSHDDYGLKSIDLGLDLMSNDMPMLVNQWATAYYQYTGRQEQNRVTGMVWSFYYKVIRDANLILATTPADIEADELRWTRGRLLALRGFSYFNLIRLYADGENGIPLRTLEVNQDERVATSLVLEQIRKDLEESYDLLASYGRGNKTQIDQNVVAGLLARYYLEYGEYAKAATMARQAYNSASPDTEATLLDGFDEITSPTWIWGAEITAITSSTYASFFSQIATLNDGYAGLLGHYKSLDKRIYDQLPATDIRVQNWFAEPGNAEYPAYVNFKFLDATFFEGDYLYMRTAEMLLIEAEAKALNGDIGGAQTVLSEFMAVRDPQYSPASNVNNSVMDMIRLQRAVELWGEGFAFYDMKRWGNALVRDYPDSNHPAFGKFDIPANSPKFQFQIPLDEINANPAIGPGDQNAQ; via the coding sequence ATGAAAAAGTGGATAACAGTAGCGATTATAGCAACTCTATTTAGTAGTTGTAAAAAAGACGTACTAGAAACAGAAAATAAAGAATATGTAGCTCAAGAACAATTACAATCTCTAGCTGCAAACCCAGAATCATTACTTACCTATACAAATTCTGTAGAGGATGGTACTAATTCATTCCTTAGACAGTTTAGTACTTATGGATTAGGTTCACATGATGATTATGGTCTCAAATCCATTGATTTAGGTCTTGATTTAATGTCTAATGATATGCCTATGCTTGTTAATCAATGGGCTACTGCATATTATCAATATACAGGTAGACAGGAACAGAATAGAGTCACAGGTATGGTTTGGAGTTTCTATTACAAAGTAATTAGAGATGCTAATTTAATTCTTGCTACTACTCCTGCTGATATTGAAGCAGATGAACTTAGATGGACTAGAGGTAGATTGTTGGCTTTAAGAGGATTCTCTTATTTCAATCTTATCCGTCTGTATGCTGATGGAGAAAATGGTATTCCTTTGAGAACTCTTGAAGTAAATCAAGATGAAAGAGTAGCAACTTCTCTTGTTTTAGAACAAATTAGAAAAGATCTTGAGGAATCTTATGACTTACTTGCTAGTTATGGTAGAGGTAATAAAACTCAAATAGATCAAAATGTAGTAGCTGGTTTATTAGCTAGATATTACCTAGAATATGGAGAGTATGCTAAAGCTGCAACGATGGCTAGACAAGCATATAATTCAGCATCACCTGATACAGAAGCAACTTTATTAGATGGCTTTGATGAGATTACAAGTCCAACTTGGATTTGGGGTGCAGAAATTACTGCAATTACTTCATCTACTTATGCTTCTTTCTTTTCTCAAATAGCAACGCTTAATGATGGATATGCTGGTTTATTAGGACACTATAAGTCTTTAGACAAGCGTATTTATGATCAACTTCCTGCTACGGATATACGTGTTCAAAACTGGTTTGCAGAACCAGGGAATGCTGAATATCCTGCTTATGTAAACTTTAAGTTTTTAGATGCTACTTTTTTTGAAGGTGATTATCTATATATGAGAACAGCAGAGATGTTGCTTATTGAAGCTGAAGCAAAAGCTCTTAACGGAGATATTGGAGGCGCACAAACAGTATTATCTGAGTTTATGGCGGTTAGAGACCCTCAATACTCTCCAGCTAGTAATGTAAACAATAGCGTGATGGATATGATTCGTCTTCAAAGAGCAGTTGAGCTTTGGGGTGAAGGTTTTGCTTTCTATGATATGAAACGTTGGGGTAATGCCTTAGTTCGTGATTATCCAGACAGTAACCACCCTGCATTTGGTAAATTTGATATCCCAGCTAACTCACCTAAGTTTCAGTTCCAGATTCCTTTAGATGAGATTAATGCTAATCCAGCTATTGGTCCTGGCGATCAAAATGCTCAATAA